Proteins encoded within one genomic window of Tabrizicola piscis:
- the lysA gene encoding diaminopimelate decarboxylase — protein MDHFLYKNGVLHAEDVAIPDIAAAVGTPFYVYSTATLTRHYHLFTEALSPLPHLVCFAIKSLSNVAVLKTLGNLGAGMDVVSAGEYLRAKAAGVPGDRIVFSGVGKTRDEMRLALTGGIRQFNVESEPELRALSEVAVSLGVTAPITIRVNPDVDAKTHEKIATGKKENKFGIPISRASEVYAEAARLPGLQVIGIDVHIGSQLTELEPFEQAYLKVADLTRRLRSEGHTITRLDLGGGLGIPYARSNDAPPLPTDYGALIKRTVGDLGCEIEIEPGRLISGNAGILVSKVIYVKNGEGRDFLILDAAMNDLVRPSMYGAHHDIIPVAEPPVAAPTQEFDVVGPVCETGDTFAKGRDLPLVAEGDLVAFRSAGAYGAVMASEYNTRPLIPEVLVHGDHFAVIRERPTFDEILNRDTIPPWL, from the coding sequence ATGGACCACTTCCTTTACAAGAACGGCGTTCTGCATGCCGAGGATGTGGCGATCCCCGATATCGCCGCCGCTGTGGGCACGCCGTTCTACGTCTATTCCACCGCCACGCTGACCCGGCACTATCACCTGTTCACCGAGGCGCTGAGCCCGCTGCCGCACCTTGTGTGCTTCGCGATCAAGTCGCTGTCCAACGTGGCCGTGCTGAAAACGCTGGGCAATCTGGGTGCCGGGATGGATGTGGTGTCCGCCGGGGAATACCTGCGCGCCAAGGCCGCTGGGGTACCCGGAGATCGGATCGTGTTTTCCGGCGTCGGCAAAACGCGGGACGAGATGCGGCTGGCCCTGACCGGCGGCATCCGCCAGTTCAACGTGGAATCGGAACCCGAGTTGCGGGCCTTGTCCGAGGTGGCGGTGAGCCTTGGTGTGACCGCGCCCATCACCATTCGCGTCAACCCGGATGTGGACGCAAAGACCCATGAAAAGATCGCCACGGGCAAGAAGGAAAACAAGTTCGGCATCCCCATCTCCCGCGCGTCCGAGGTCTATGCCGAAGCCGCCCGCCTGCCCGGCCTGCAGGTCATCGGGATCGACGTGCATATCGGCAGCCAGCTGACCGAGCTGGAGCCGTTCGAGCAGGCTTACCTCAAGGTCGCCGATCTGACCCGCCGCTTGCGCAGCGAAGGCCATACGATCACCCGGCTGGACCTTGGCGGCGGGCTGGGCATTCCCTATGCCCGGTCGAATGACGCGCCGCCCCTGCCCACCGACTACGGCGCCTTGATCAAGCGCACCGTGGGTGATCTGGGCTGCGAGATCGAGATTGAGCCCGGCCGTCTGATCAGTGGCAACGCGGGCATCCTCGTGTCGAAGGTCATCTATGTGAAAAACGGCGAAGGGCGGGATTTCCTGATCCTTGACGCCGCGATGAACGACCTTGTCCGCCCGTCGATGTACGGCGCGCACCATGACATCATTCCGGTGGCCGAACCCCCGGTCGCCGCGCCCACGCAGGAATTCGACGTGGTCGGCCCGGTCTGCGAAACCGGCGACACCTTCGCCAAGGGGCGTGATCTGCCGCTGGTGGCCGAGGGCGACCTTGTCGCCTTCCGCAGCGCTGGGGCCTATGGCGCGGTGATGGCATCGGAGTACAACACACGGCCGCTGATCCCCGAAGTGCTGGTCCATGGGGATCACTTCGCTGTCATCAGGGAAAGACCAACCTTTGACGAAATCCTGAACCGCGATACCATCCCTCCGTGGCTGTGA
- a CDS encoding DUF2834 domain-containing protein, translating to MTPLRLAFLALAIWGAVHPMYWFLRHMRETGTGLGGLIDAWYVNASTTGLTWDLTIAAIALTVWVLAEAISRKAWWHLVAIPATFCIGVSCGLPLYLFLRSGRASA from the coding sequence TTGACACCGCTGCGGTTGGCCTTCCTTGCGCTGGCGATCTGGGGGGCGGTGCATCCGATGTACTGGTTCCTGCGCCATATGCGCGAAACCGGCACTGGCCTTGGGGGCCTGATCGACGCCTGGTATGTGAACGCCTCGACCACTGGCCTGACGTGGGACCTGACGATTGCCGCCATCGCCCTGACGGTCTGGGTGCTGGCCGAGGCGATTTCGCGCAAGGCGTGGTGGCATCTGGTGGCGATCCCCGCCACCTTCTGCATCGGGGTCAGCTGCGGGTTGCCGCTTTATCTGTTCCTGCGGTCCGGTCGGGCATCGGCGTAG